The Geoglobus acetivorans genome window below encodes:
- a CDS encoding tetrahydromethanopterin S-methyltransferase subunit H family protein translates to MSWLDFSRVVLIGSIFYSRHKIVEDHDKGIFDKNRAEELILKQEELSDHYQIEGILDVVAETREAIVKYIDFVADVTDRPFILDGYLEARLEGLKFVKETGLSDRVIYNSINPINTREELEAIKDARIKHAIIFDYDPSYTSPSRRILLLSGDGRKESLIQRAKQLGIENMMIDVVPTDIKSLGEVIETLLLVKSTYPYPAGCGPANVSYYMADYLKEELDTGILVSSVDSAAQLFSDFLLYGPIERADIAFQSAYIVEEIKEGLSMKLHEFLGGSHD, encoded by the coding sequence ATGTCCTGGCTCGACTTCAGCAGAGTTGTGCTTATTGGCAGCATATTCTACTCTCGCCACAAGATCGTCGAGGACCACGATAAGGGAATTTTTGACAAAAATAGAGCTGAAGAGCTAATACTGAAACAGGAAGAGCTTTCAGACCATTACCAAATCGAGGGCATACTTGATGTTGTCGCAGAGACGAGAGAGGCAATAGTCAAATACATAGATTTTGTGGCGGACGTTACAGACAGACCCTTCATCCTGGATGGATATCTGGAGGCAAGACTTGAGGGACTGAAATTCGTGAAGGAGACAGGTCTCTCAGACAGAGTGATATACAACTCAATCAACCCGATAAACACCAGGGAAGAGCTCGAGGCAATAAAGGATGCCAGAATAAAGCACGCCATTATCTTCGACTACGATCCGTCATACACCTCCCCGAGCAGAAGAATTCTTCTCCTCTCCGGAGACGGAAGGAAGGAAAGTCTGATTCAGAGAGCCAAACAGCTCGGAATAGAGAACATGATGATTGATGTTGTGCCAACAGATATCAAAAGCCTCGGAGAGGTTATAGAGACCCTTCTGCTCGTGAAGTCCACATATCCCTACCCCGCAGGCTGTGGACCGGCGAACGTGAGCTATTACATGGCCGACTACCTCAAAGAAGAGCTCGATACTGGGATACTCGTGAGCAGTGTTGACAGCGCTGCTCAGCTTTTCAGCGACTTTCTGCTTTATGGGCCCATTGAGAGGGCAGACATAGCTTTCCAGAGCGCATACATTGTGGAGGAGATCAAAGAGGGCCTGAGCATGAAACTACACGAATTTCTGGGTGGTAGCCATGATTGA
- the purF gene encoding amidophosphoribosyltransferase, translating into MCGITGVYSENEALTSKLAFFSLYSLQHRGQESAGIAVFGDYIHIHKGMGLVNDVFGDKKLSEMVGRIAVGHVRYSTTGESKIENAQPLLVKTKSGALAIAHNGNLVNYQTLRNQLENEGAVFITDSDTEVIAKLMAKELLTKEPEDALKRVSEQLRGSYTLVMALNDTLIGFRDSLGFKPLVIGEGEFGYIIASESCAIDAVGARIIREVRPGEAVFIKNGELEFVKIEDSSRKALCVFEYIYFARPDSVIDGISVYGVRHRIGEILARESPVDADIVSPVPDSGTTSAIGFSKESGIEYLEALIKNRYVGRTFILPHQSTRELSVKIKMNAVRKNVEGKRVVLIDDSIVRGTTSRKIVDMVRSAGAREVHFRVGSPPIISPCYFGIDMSTREELIASNRKVEEIRREINADSLAYLSLDGLIEAVGLEKGELCLACLTAEYPVDVSEAMECRRC; encoded by the coding sequence ATGTGTGGCATAACTGGTGTTTATTCAGAAAATGAGGCCCTGACCTCAAAACTTGCTTTCTTTTCCCTATATTCTCTTCAGCATCGCGGTCAGGAATCTGCGGGTATTGCCGTTTTTGGAGATTACATACACATACATAAGGGGATGGGTCTCGTAAATGACGTTTTCGGCGACAAGAAGCTATCTGAGATGGTTGGCAGGATTGCTGTAGGTCATGTGAGATATTCTACCACGGGAGAGAGCAAAATTGAGAATGCTCAACCTCTGCTTGTGAAAACGAAGTCCGGGGCTCTTGCCATAGCCCATAACGGAAACCTTGTTAATTATCAGACCTTGCGAAATCAGCTCGAAAATGAGGGAGCGGTTTTCATCACCGACTCGGATACCGAAGTGATTGCCAAGCTGATGGCGAAGGAACTTCTGACGAAGGAACCGGAAGACGCTTTGAAAAGAGTTTCTGAACAGTTGAGGGGATCGTACACTCTTGTAATGGCTCTAAATGATACACTCATAGGTTTCAGAGATTCACTTGGTTTCAAGCCGCTTGTTATTGGGGAAGGTGAGTTTGGATACATTATAGCAAGTGAAAGCTGCGCAATCGATGCTGTCGGTGCCAGAATCATAAGGGAGGTCAGACCAGGGGAAGCAGTATTCATTAAAAATGGCGAGCTTGAGTTCGTTAAAATAGAGGATTCCAGCAGAAAAGCCCTGTGCGTGTTTGAGTATATTTACTTTGCAAGGCCCGACTCTGTTATCGATGGCATCAGCGTTTATGGGGTCAGACACAGGATTGGAGAAATCCTCGCCAGAGAATCTCCCGTTGATGCTGACATTGTCTCACCCGTTCCTGACAGCGGAACGACTTCTGCAATAGGTTTTTCCAAGGAGTCCGGTATAGAGTATCTGGAAGCACTGATAAAGAACAGATACGTTGGCAGAACATTCATCCTTCCTCATCAAAGCACAAGGGAACTGTCTGTCAAAATAAAAATGAATGCGGTGAGAAAAAACGTTGAGGGAAAGAGGGTTGTGCTCATCGACGACAGCATTGTCAGGGGCACCACGAGCAGGAAAATCGTGGATATGGTTAGAAGTGCTGGAGCGAGGGAGGTGCATTTCAGAGTTGGCAGCCCGCCGATAATCTCTCCGTGTTACTTCGGCATAGATATGTCAACGAGGGAGGAGCTTATTGCTTCTAACAGGAAAGTTGAAGAAATACGAAGGGAAATAAATGCTGATTCGCTTGCCTATTTAAGCCTTGACGGGCTGATTGAGGCTGTTGGGCTGGAAAAAGGCGAACTGTGTCTCGCATGCCTGACTGCTGAATATCCGGTGGATGTCAGTGAGGCAATGGAATGCAGAAGGTGCTGA
- a CDS encoding 4Fe-4S binding protein: protein MMDGIEITFCRQCKNALADVKTIEAEMEDLAKKAGWKARKSHERIKAGISACPNACAAPQIKDFGVVAFIIPEVDREICTACGMCVEACRENAIKLEEYPVFSEKCMGCGDCMRACPSGAITGQVKFRVLAGGKLGRHPRFAEEVLITDDVNSIVDVFSRIVKISMENKMRFSHIPGCVELLKERVRG from the coding sequence ATGATGGACGGGATAGAGATAACATTCTGCAGGCAGTGTAAAAATGCCCTCGCAGACGTGAAAACCATCGAAGCAGAGATGGAAGACCTTGCAAAGAAAGCTGGCTGGAAAGCCAGGAAAAGCCATGAGAGAATAAAGGCAGGCATTTCAGCATGCCCGAACGCATGTGCTGCCCCACAAATAAAAGATTTCGGAGTTGTGGCATTCATAATTCCTGAAGTTGACAGAGAAATATGCACAGCTTGTGGAATGTGTGTGGAAGCATGCAGAGAGAACGCCATAAAACTGGAAGAATACCCAGTTTTCAGTGAAAAATGCATGGGGTGCGGGGACTGCATGAGGGCATGCCCATCAGGAGCCATAACCGGACAGGTGAAGTTCAGAGTTCTTGCAGGTGGGAAGCTCGGCAGGCATCCGAGGTTTGCAGAAGAGGTGCTGATTACTGACGATGTTAACAGCATAGTTGATGTCTTTAGCCGGATTGTGAAAATCAGCATGGAGAACAAAATGCGCTTCAGCCATATCCCCGGTTGCGTGGAGCTTCTGAAGGAAAGGGTCAGGGGCTGA
- a CDS encoding phosphoglycolate phosphatase yields the protein MEIKGVAIDIDGTITDRKRRLNCRAVEALRKLEVPVVLATGNISCFARTAAKLIGVSDIVICENGGVVRFDYDGDDTVLGNKEKCYKALEVLREKYEVVLLDDVYRKSEVCLRRTFPKDEAEKLIARMGVKLLDSGFAYHIADAEVSKGKALRFIADRLGIDVENFLAIGDSENDIDLLEAAGVGVAVANADLKLKEIADVVTSRPNGDGVVEALEFLGLI from the coding sequence ATGGAGATAAAAGGCGTTGCCATAGACATTGATGGCACTATAACTGATAGAAAAAGAAGGCTTAACTGCCGGGCTGTCGAAGCCCTGAGAAAGCTCGAGGTTCCCGTTGTGCTTGCAACCGGAAACATATCATGTTTTGCACGAACCGCTGCAAAGCTAATCGGGGTTTCAGACATTGTTATCTGCGAAAACGGGGGCGTTGTGAGGTTCGATTATGATGGAGATGATACTGTGCTTGGTAACAAGGAGAAATGTTACAAGGCCCTCGAGGTTCTCAGGGAGAAATACGAGGTCGTGCTTCTTGATGACGTTTATCGAAAGTCTGAGGTCTGTTTGAGGAGAACGTTCCCGAAAGATGAGGCTGAAAAACTCATTGCCAGAATGGGTGTAAAATTACTCGATTCAGGTTTTGCATACCATATTGCGGATGCTGAGGTGAGCAAGGGAAAAGCTCTCAGGTTCATAGCGGACAGGCTTGGCATCGATGTGGAAAACTTCCTCGCCATAGGGGATTCCGAAAACGACATTGATCTGCTTGAAGCGGCTGGAGTGGGCGTTGCTGTGGCGAATGCAGACCTGAAGCTGAAGGAAATTGCAGATGTTGTTACTTCCCGGCCCAACGGAGACGGGGTTGTTGAGGCGCTCGAGTTTCTGGGACTGATATGA
- the nrfD gene encoding NrfD/PsrC family molybdoenzyme membrane anchor subunit: MSATTLFEGYVYPNHEVFWGILIVIYPYFVSIITGMVTIYAIAEFWKKELKDLEKLVVVSSLPFVLSALMPLLLDLGQPQRAFELYVTPNFSSVMAVFGIVYLTELFTLLGEMWFLFRIDIVNRALNERNPVLKLLYRILTLGVYDTSEEARNVDKKVIKILTGIELIAAWCLSYVSFLFGVVKSNPWWNTTILPVSFVFGGLAAGGAMVLLLYIAFTARYGVGRKPEIIATVSNYVFYFLLAAFALETINTILYAYKEDIAWAVIKLASTQLAIPLAIQVIGSLEALLFLRYICYKCRNGSMNTLFVTIAALTILVVVFAMRWNMVIGAQLIDYSLRGFVSYTPPLLGREGLLAALGVLLAPFVMLPIVTYFFPPYEKKVSVKL; encoded by the coding sequence ATGAGTGCTACAACGCTTTTTGAGGGCTACGTGTATCCCAATCACGAGGTGTTCTGGGGAATCCTCATCGTCATATATCCCTATTTCGTGAGCATCATTACCGGGATGGTAACAATCTATGCAATTGCTGAATTCTGGAAAAAGGAGCTTAAAGACCTGGAAAAACTCGTTGTGGTTTCAAGCCTCCCATTCGTTCTTTCAGCTCTCATGCCTTTGCTTCTTGACCTCGGTCAGCCACAGAGAGCGTTTGAACTCTATGTAACTCCAAACTTCAGCTCGGTAATGGCCGTCTTCGGTATAGTGTATCTGACCGAGCTTTTCACGCTGCTCGGCGAGATGTGGTTCCTCTTCAGAATTGACATTGTTAACAGGGCTCTGAACGAGAGAAACCCGGTTTTAAAGCTCCTTTACAGAATACTGACCCTGGGAGTTTACGATACGAGCGAAGAGGCGAGAAATGTGGATAAGAAGGTCATAAAGATTTTAACAGGGATTGAGCTGATTGCGGCATGGTGTCTCAGCTACGTTTCATTCCTGTTCGGTGTCGTCAAGTCAAATCCATGGTGGAACACTACGATTCTGCCGGTAAGCTTCGTGTTTGGAGGGCTTGCTGCGGGAGGAGCGATGGTTCTTCTGCTTTACATCGCATTCACTGCACGCTATGGAGTTGGGAGGAAGCCTGAGATCATTGCGACCGTGTCAAACTACGTCTTCTATTTCCTTCTCGCTGCCTTCGCTCTTGAAACTATAAACACCATTCTCTACGCATACAAGGAGGATATTGCCTGGGCAGTCATCAAACTTGCATCAACACAGCTTGCAATTCCTCTCGCGATTCAGGTCATAGGCTCGCTGGAGGCACTGCTGTTTCTGAGGTACATCTGCTACAAGTGCAGGAATGGCAGCATGAACACGCTCTTTGTTACAATAGCCGCACTCACAATTCTTGTTGTGGTCTTTGCAATGAGGTGGAACATGGTCATCGGTGCACAGCTGATCGACTACAGTCTCAGAGGGTTCGTGTCATACACACCACCACTGCTTGGAAGAGAGGGTCTGCTGGCTGCACTCGGTGTGCTGCTTGCACCTTTCGTGATGCTGCCAATAGTAACATATTTCTTTCCACCCTACGAGAAAAAGGTTAGTGTTAAGCTATGA
- a CDS encoding 4Fe-4S dicluster domain-containing protein produces the protein MQRREFVKKIIAGSAIVLMIKPAKSDDVFIYIVDAAKCIGCGSCVRACRKENKVMEGKYRTWVERYVVTTDGSIESVHVESPHGGEYGFEDIEVNDEVLRTYFVPKLCMHCEKAPCVKVCPVKATWLTPEGVVLIDKSHCIGCKYCIQACPYGARYFNHHERVVDKCTWCYHRIMRDLKPACVTVCPTGARIFGKLSDEHIQAALRDRNIQVLKPELNTRPKVFYKNVGWEVW, from the coding sequence TTGCAGAGGCGAGAGTTCGTTAAAAAGATCATAGCTGGTTCAGCCATTGTGCTGATGATAAAGCCGGCCAAGAGTGATGACGTTTTCATTTACATTGTCGATGCTGCTAAATGCATAGGGTGTGGGAGCTGTGTGCGAGCGTGCAGGAAGGAAAATAAGGTCATGGAGGGCAAATACAGAACCTGGGTTGAGAGATATGTGGTTACGACGGATGGCAGCATAGAGTCAGTCCACGTCGAGTCCCCACACGGTGGTGAGTACGGGTTTGAAGACATCGAGGTTAATGATGAAGTGCTGAGAACGTATTTTGTTCCAAAGCTCTGCATGCACTGTGAAAAGGCACCCTGTGTGAAGGTGTGTCCCGTAAAGGCCACGTGGCTAACTCCAGAGGGTGTCGTCCTGATCGACAAGTCTCACTGCATAGGGTGCAAGTACTGCATTCAGGCCTGTCCCTATGGTGCGAGATACTTCAACCACCATGAGAGGGTTGTTGACAAATGCACCTGGTGTTATCACAGGATTATGCGGGACCTGAAACCTGCATGCGTTACAGTATGTCCGACAGGAGCGAGGATTTTTGGAAAGCTAAGCGATGAACACATTCAGGCAGCTCTGAGGGACAGAAACATCCAGGTGCTAAAGCCTGAGCTGAATACAAGACCCAAGGTCTTTTACAAGAATGTCGGCTGGGAGGTGTGGTAA
- a CDS encoding 50S ribosomal protein L37e, translated as MSDGTASMGKRGRKIVHIKCRRCGRVSFHRRKGYCAACGFGRSKRLRGYNWVRKKKSRY; from the coding sequence ATGTCTGATGGAACGGCTTCAATGGGTAAGAGGGGCAGAAAAATAGTTCACATCAAATGCAGAAGGTGCGGTAGGGTTTCGTTCCACAGGAGAAAGGGATACTGTGCAGCATGCGGCTTTGGCAGAAGCAAAAGGCTGAGGGGTTACAACTGGGTCAGGAAGAAGAAATCCAGATACTGA
- a CDS encoding TatD family hydrolase, with amino-acid sequence MIITDNHMHLYNHLRLKALKQFRQVGGTHVLLVSLLSHHYGILPSKGEDFRQIFEDHIKLVKKANEIVRAYAVLSVHPAEITILSKKWGVDRAAEIMMEALEIAGEYVSEGKAIAIKSGRPHYEVSEYVWRTSNEVLQHAFEVARDVGCVVQLHTESYTREGMEEIAKLADRAGLDREKIVKHFSPARIDEFREIGIVPSVIAMGDNILKAAQQGDRFMVETDYIDDRDRPGSVLGPKTVPRKIRELLQKGFDEDFVIKICKDNVERVYGIEIEI; translated from the coding sequence ATGATAATCACCGACAATCACATGCACCTGTACAACCACCTCAGACTCAAGGCACTGAAGCAGTTCAGGCAAGTTGGTGGGACTCACGTCCTCCTTGTTTCTCTCCTCAGCCACCATTACGGCATTCTGCCATCGAAAGGTGAAGACTTTAGGCAGATTTTTGAAGACCACATAAAACTGGTCAAAAAGGCAAACGAAATCGTAAGAGCCTATGCCGTCCTTTCAGTCCATCCTGCAGAAATAACAATCCTGTCAAAAAAGTGGGGAGTTGACAGAGCGGCAGAGATAATGATGGAGGCTCTCGAAATAGCGGGTGAATACGTCAGTGAGGGTAAGGCAATTGCAATAAAGTCAGGCCGCCCCCATTACGAGGTGAGTGAATATGTCTGGAGAACGAGCAACGAGGTTTTGCAGCACGCGTTTGAGGTTGCGAGAGATGTCGGGTGTGTGGTTCAGCTGCACACCGAAAGCTACACAAGAGAGGGTATGGAAGAGATCGCAAAGCTTGCAGACAGGGCTGGGCTTGACAGAGAGAAGATCGTGAAGCACTTTTCTCCGGCAAGAATAGACGAATTCAGAGAGATTGGGATAGTTCCCTCTGTAATCGCCATGGGAGATAACATCCTCAAAGCGGCACAGCAGGGTGACAGGTTTATGGTGGAAACTGACTACATTGATGACAGAGACAGGCCCGGAAGTGTTCTCGGTCCAAAAACCGTTCCAAGAAAAATCAGAGAACTCCTGCAAAAAGGTTTTGATGAGGATTTCGTGATAAAAATCTGCAAGGACAACGTTGAGAGAGTTTACGGAATTGAAATTGAAATCTGA
- a CDS encoding DUF1947 domain-containing protein, with protein sequence MKRQRLRKKDTKNILGKIKDAYGVELSGEIDKVDIDGRTVFLVNNEPLLLEHDGNVYFTVYGVMKLMPKKGRVVVDEGAVKFIMNGADVMRPGIVEADESIKQGDFCYIVVEKKLTPLAVGVALVDGTDMTGEKGKVIENIHHLNDKIWKFFFKK encoded by the coding sequence ATGAAGCGGCAGAGATTGAGGAAAAAAGATACCAAAAATATTCTGGGAAAGATTAAGGACGCATATGGCGTGGAATTATCGGGAGAAATAGATAAAGTCGATATAGATGGCAGAACTGTTTTTCTTGTCAATAACGAGCCTCTGCTACTGGAGCATGATGGTAACGTGTACTTCACGGTTTACGGAGTAATGAAACTCATGCCCAAGAAGGGCAGGGTTGTTGTGGACGAGGGGGCGGTTAAGTTCATAATGAACGGTGCGGACGTGATGAGGCCGGGAATAGTTGAGGCTGATGAGAGTATAAAGCAGGGCGATTTCTGCTACATCGTTGTGGAAAAAAAGCTAACCCCGCTGGCTGTCGGTGTTGCGCTTGTTGATGGAACAGACATGACCGGTGAGAAGGGGAAGGTTATAGAAAACATACACCATTTAAACGACAAGATATGGAAGTTCTTTTTCAAGAAATAA
- a CDS encoding S-methyl-5-thioribose-1-phosphate isomerase: MRTILWENNTIKLIDQRKLPDTFEVLECKNVVELGEAIKTLAVRGAPALEAAGGYGVALAAFERDFTSVEEIKEYIKKGAEYLASTRPTAVNLFVGIERVLKEALKGERVEEVRELALKEAQRIADEDVERNRKMGKIGAELFEDGDSILTICNTGSLATVYWGTALGVIRSAVEEGKKIRVYACETRPLNQGSRLTTWELMQDGIDVTLITDSMAGIVMQKGMVNKVIAGADRIVRDAVFNKIGTYTLAVLAKHHGIPFYIAAPKTTFDWSKKADDVKIEERSREEIIYCNVKCGKTLMAPQDVKVYNPAFDPTPLELVSAIITEYGIIHPPYDRNVPEILKL, encoded by the coding sequence ATGAGGACCATCCTGTGGGAAAATAATACCATAAAGCTGATTGATCAGAGAAAACTGCCGGATACCTTCGAGGTTCTGGAATGCAAGAATGTGGTTGAGCTGGGAGAGGCAATTAAAACGCTGGCTGTCAGGGGTGCCCCTGCCCTTGAAGCTGCAGGGGGGTATGGTGTGGCTCTCGCAGCCTTCGAAAGAGATTTTACGAGCGTTGAGGAGATCAAAGAATACATCAAAAAAGGGGCAGAATACCTCGCATCTACACGACCCACAGCAGTTAACCTCTTTGTCGGTATAGAAAGGGTGCTGAAAGAGGCCCTGAAGGGTGAAAGGGTTGAGGAGGTTAGAGAGCTGGCGCTGAAGGAGGCACAGAGGATTGCTGACGAAGACGTTGAGAGAAACAGAAAAATGGGCAAAATTGGCGCGGAGCTTTTTGAAGATGGGGATTCCATTCTGACAATATGCAACACGGGAAGTCTTGCGACCGTTTACTGGGGCACCGCTCTGGGAGTGATAAGAAGTGCAGTCGAGGAGGGTAAGAAAATCAGAGTTTATGCGTGTGAGACGAGGCCCCTCAACCAGGGTTCGAGGCTTACGACCTGGGAGCTGATGCAGGATGGAATAGACGTAACCCTGATTACAGACAGCATGGCAGGAATAGTCATGCAGAAGGGCATGGTAAACAAGGTTATCGCCGGAGCAGACAGAATCGTCAGAGATGCCGTGTTCAACAAAATTGGAACGTACACGCTGGCAGTGCTGGCAAAACACCACGGCATCCCGTTCTACATCGCAGCGCCAAAAACAACATTCGACTGGAGCAAAAAAGCAGACGACGTAAAAATCGAGGAGAGGAGCAGAGAGGAAATCATCTACTGCAACGTCAAATGCGGAAAAACTCTGATGGCACCGCAAGATGTGAAGGTTTACAACCCTGCATTTGACCCAACACCTCTCGAACTTGTATCTGCAATAATCACGGAATACGGAATAATCCATCCTCCCTATGACAGAAACGTTCCTGAAATTCTAAAACTCTAA
- a CDS encoding cytochrome c3 family protein → MKHVFRALFVFLNILIIFLGVIIALRSMGEEFYPGMADKLLGVEGIYGISGEAKELTKKPVFADAGYCENCHQEVFATINRNYHGFDCQTCHGPPDGHPGSDMVVNKSSGFCLMCHRNVIGRYEAVVSTVGDDHGAGRQCVECHNPHEPYQCSTCHSDVYDRIVAGKHTTDCKACHGEVGDHPKSPAPVIENPDRLCRKCHTLNMPASHEPDWKCTTCHEPHNPMSSG, encoded by the coding sequence ATGAAACACGTTTTTAGAGCCTTATTTGTATTTCTGAATATCCTGATCATTTTTTTGGGAGTGATTATTGCCCTGAGATCAATGGGCGAAGAATTCTATCCGGGCATGGCTGACAAGCTTCTTGGAGTCGAGGGCATCTATGGGATCAGTGGCGAGGCCAAAGAGCTGACAAAAAAACCGGTTTTTGCTGATGCTGGTTACTGTGAGAACTGTCACCAGGAGGTATTTGCCACTATTAACAGGAATTACCATGGATTTGACTGTCAGACCTGCCACGGACCGCCAGATGGTCATCCAGGTTCCGATATGGTTGTGAACAAGTCATCCGGTTTCTGCCTGATGTGCCACAGGAATGTTATTGGCAGATATGAGGCTGTGGTCTCTACAGTGGGCGATGACCATGGAGCTGGCAGGCAGTGTGTCGAGTGTCACAATCCCCACGAGCCATACCAGTGTTCCACCTGTCATTCTGACGTTTATGACAGGATTGTAGCCGGAAAACACACGACAGATTGCAAGGCATGCCACGGAGAAGTTGGCGATCATCCGAAATCACCTGCACCTGTAATAGAAAATCCTGACAGGCTGTGCCGGAAGTGCCATACTCTGAACATGCCGGCGAGTCATGAGCCTGACTGGAAGTGTACGACGTGTCATGAACCCCACAATCCTATGAGTAGTGGATGA
- a CDS encoding DUF2193 family protein, with protein sequence MIEEVAESALRLQNEAVKAIDTHRFDEFRFEHAEGFVNAVREMKALNNQSDSAFQLYRSSLIIHFETLTALTDSIKPFESAFLEWMQTPVAFERLKELDSSFRESVETLAKTVDESDEIIGIEAMRLANGFYGVTSAKDFAAIPGSTLSVLAKIVEWAGIDREHAKTILASKSWGLLTSYVFGDTFLMVLKETGNIQKALDAEKNAMKRMLLNPVEMQIAIMKSFGFESFDPAKYYEIYGKKFTPYIDRAFKDGVHPANIVVLPTHVGDIGHHIGWQYYSICRDEMNMEILRTHYHLLETNIRNAIDGGHVKSIFDLSTLFTGVSAGYIYKLLSDEGFTANMLTRLFSERFYHSIMGNQFERYIVRELHVNDFLDFATRGEKIGRGGWKIRNYKIDFSPVEESDLLNSGELYAFPLCNSATRFASLMKFIDMPCLLAPEPPSITVMVNAIAMNPEKAFAPVNLCKGCATAEIQPARCMLCKAQNVI encoded by the coding sequence ATGATTGAGGAGGTTGCTGAAAGCGCTTTAAGGCTCCAGAATGAAGCGGTAAAGGCAATAGACACACACAGGTTTGACGAATTCAGATTTGAACATGCAGAAGGTTTTGTAAATGCAGTTAGAGAGATGAAAGCTCTCAACAATCAGAGCGATTCGGCATTCCAGCTTTACAGAAGTTCTCTCATCATCCACTTCGAGACCCTTACCGCACTTACAGACTCGATAAAACCCTTCGAGTCTGCATTTCTCGAATGGATGCAAACTCCAGTTGCTTTCGAGAGGCTCAAAGAACTTGACAGTTCATTCAGAGAGAGTGTTGAGACCCTTGCAAAAACTGTCGACGAAAGTGATGAAATCATAGGGATAGAGGCGATGAGGCTGGCGAACGGGTTTTACGGTGTTACATCAGCGAAAGATTTTGCAGCAATCCCAGGCTCAACCCTGAGCGTTCTTGCGAAAATCGTCGAATGGGCAGGAATTGACAGAGAGCATGCAAAAACCATTCTTGCGAGCAAATCATGGGGTTTGCTGACATCATACGTGTTCGGAGACACATTTCTGATGGTTCTGAAAGAGACAGGAAACATCCAGAAGGCTCTTGATGCTGAGAAGAACGCGATGAAAAGGATGCTTTTGAATCCGGTGGAGATGCAGATCGCCATAATGAAATCGTTCGGTTTTGAATCATTTGATCCAGCAAAATATTACGAAATCTACGGCAAAAAATTCACCCCGTACATAGACAGGGCTTTCAAGGATGGTGTCCATCCCGCAAACATCGTGGTTCTGCCAACCCACGTTGGTGATATTGGCCACCATATAGGGTGGCAGTATTACAGCATCTGCAGGGATGAGATGAACATGGAAATTCTGAGAACCCATTATCATCTCCTTGAAACGAATATACGGAATGCAATTGACGGTGGACATGTAAAGAGCATATTCGACCTTTCAACCCTATTCACCGGTGTTTCAGCGGGATACATATACAAGCTGCTGAGCGATGAGGGGTTCACGGCAAACATGCTCACAAGGCTGTTCAGTGAAAGGTTTTACCACAGCATCATGGGGAACCAGTTTGAGCGATACATAGTGAGAGAGCTTCACGTAAACGATTTCCTGGATTTCGCCACAAGAGGGGAAAAAATCGGGAGAGGTGGATGGAAGATCAGAAACTACAAAATAGACTTCTCTCCGGTTGAAGAATCTGACCTGCTCAATTCTGGAGAACTGTATGCGTTTCCCTTATGCAACAGCGCAACTCGGTTTGCATCGCTCATGAAATTCATCGATATGCCCTGCCTTCTCGCACCAGAGCCCCCAAGCATAACCGTAATGGTCAATGCAATAGCAATGAATCCTGAAAAGGCATTCGCCCCGGTTAACCTGTGCAAGGGTTGCGCCACAGCAGAAATCCAGCCTGCAAGGTGCATGCTGTGCAAGGCTCAGAATGTGATCTGA
- a CDS encoding LSM domain-containing protein: MARPLDVLNRALNTSVLVRLKGGREFRGILDGYDIHMNLVLLNAEEIQDGDVIKKMGSVVIRGDTVVFVSPSQ, encoded by the coding sequence ATGGCAAGGCCGCTTGATGTGCTGAACAGGGCGTTGAACACTTCCGTGCTCGTCAGGTTAAAGGGTGGAAGAGAATTCAGGGGAATCCTGGACGGTTATGATATTCACATGAACCTTGTTCTCCTGAATGCTGAGGAAATACAGGATGGAGATGTCATCAAAAAGATGGGCAGTGTTGTGATTAGAGGAGACACTGTTGTTTTTGTCTCACCATCTCAGTGA